Genomic DNA from Telopea speciosissima isolate NSW1024214 ecotype Mountain lineage chromosome 2, Tspe_v1, whole genome shotgun sequence:
tcaaatatCAGTTAGGTGGCTGATTGAGTTTATCGTGTTTAGAAAACTGTTTCATCCAACTTATTCCCCTTCCTCCctgccccccctcccccccaaaaaaaaccaaccaTTTGATGTGCTTTGGCTTACATTTCTAAGCTTTaaactgtttttattttttgacgGGGGAGCACAGAGGCCAAGTGCTTGGTGGCATctagggggggagggggttcaTTTTGtccccactgtgtctgggcgtggccCCAGTGTCCCCCacagaacttttctccttttttaatataggcaaaacaagagaaaaattgATTGATGTAAACAGACTATTTAACCAAACCAAAGCAAGTATATTCACTTTGCATGGAAAACTCAGTACAACCATCATAAAACATGTATTGTGAACTTGAAATACAtcaacaaacaaagaaacatgAATTAGTAACCACACAATTTCTAAAACTAATCTTTCAACTTAGACAAAATCTTTAGAAAGAACAAAGGCTTTACTTGCACACAGTTCTGTACTCAAATTTGCTATTGTTCTCACACTGTCTTCTGATGTGCTCTTTTCATGCACCCGGAGTTATAGTGCATTGGATCAGGATCCATTATTACAGAATCCCTTCATGAATTGAAAGTAAAAAAGTTGATACTCGCTCAACTGCTCCGCTTGTAAGAGCAATTTCAGACAAATAGATGCCAGTCCAGCATTCTCACAGATGATAATTGTTCCAGAGTGAAAGAAAAGTTAgataaccccctcgtgtactgATTGGAGTCTGTTGCTCTCACCCAGTACTGCTTTTCGTAATGGGGCAGCCACCATAACAATATACCACATTCTCCACTTTCAACTCTCATGAGGAAGTGCAAAATTTTATGAAGGTTCTTAACCTGAGCCCGATGTGGGGATCTCTTTTCTTACCCAGGTTCTCTACTTGTCTTCTACCCCACACCTCtgatttcaaaatatttttgagcGTTATTATCATTTATTCATTCAATTGGAAAGAATAATTAACCTTTAATGGTCACCTTTGTGCAGCCTCCACCTCTTCATAGGTTCACCCCTCCATTATTTCATCTGATCTCCTGCAGATTACCTTCAATAATCATTATTCAAACCAAAGGAATCATTTCAGGGCACCTGGTCTTGTCACTCCAACATCCTGAGTCTGTTCAGCAGAAATCAGGATGTGGTTTCTGCATGAATTCTGATCATGTCTAAATAATATTTATGCAGATCGATCAAGATAAATCTGCAGGTGATCGACCTATCTCCAAAATTCTGTTTCAAGGGCTGAAATTTCCCTAAATCTACCATCAAAACTGAATCAGATTTCAAATCTAGTGGTTAGATCTTAAGATAATAATAATCATATCTGAATAAATAATTTCCAAAATAAAACCAGTCATAAAATAATCTAAGTATTCTAATTTGATGAGGTggaatcatggtttgaggaaccAGAATCAGATTCGGATTGGGTGATAGCCTGATATGAATTGGAATCGACAGCTTGCAATCCCATTTCCAGTTGAATTTTGCAATCCAATTTTTAATTGCCTGGTTTTCATATTTGATCTCTAATTTTTGccattgtttccttcttttagtcagtaaaatagcaaaaaatcaatgaaactaaCTTTTGGTAGCAAGATCCTTAAGTTTATTCAATATAAAAACTCGAAAAAAACTgcaaattttggaaaaaaatctTTGCTTCTTCACGAATCCACTTTCTAGGATCAGATTGAACACATCATGCTCTATTTTGAGCTATTTATTTTGGACAAGTTTGTTATCAAAACGAAACTAAGAAGATAAGTTAACACATAAGATATAACTGAGACTGTCCTCACATCCTAAGGCATCCAAAAATTGAGTGAAAGAAATCCTACCTACAAATTTCAGCCAAAAACAGAGATTTCACCTCACCCTCCCCTCATACTTGACTAAACTCAGATTATTAGCTGCTGTCATTTTGGTCAACTaaaatgccattaaaattcTAGTTCATCTCTGATGTTTGACTGCCTCAGACTCGGATCAATACTAAGGAAAGCCTCCTTGATGAGTTGCGTAAACAACATTTCCCTCGTTACAAAtgaagattttttttaggggggggggtcTTGCAAATGTAGAATCTATTAGACATCACTGTTTACATTAGATTCGATCCATCGTTGTCCCAATAAACCTGTGATTATTGTACCCGCCTGCTTTTCCGATCACAAGGGGGTTAAAAActtacaaggggggggggggggggagggagcaCATATTGCACTAAATGAATAAATGAGCTAGCTCCTCTTCAATGCCAGAAGGCTGAGAAGCTAGGCTCCTCTTCAATGCCAGAGGCTCATCGAAGGCTTTGAAGTAGGAGTTGACATTCATCAATTTTACCAAAAGAAGGGTGTGATACTTGCTGAAGAATTAAATAACCCTGTGCAACTGAAGGGTGACTCTACTTTCCACATGTTAAAGGTGTAAAGCAGAAGATTCATTTTATCTGATATAAATTGTTAGATAAAaagcttctaccaaaaaattgTTAGAATAGCTCCACAAAAAATCCACAAGATAATTAAACAATGCCTGTATCAATTGCCATGAGACCCATGACTAGAGGAGGCAGAAGTACAAACAATTATGCAGACACTAAAGAGATATAAGGCCATTGCTTGGTCTCTGCAGATGTAAACCACCCAAGTTTCAAGTTTGAAACTTTATACAGACTGAAGAGACAACCTTAAGATGAAGCAGCTGCAACAGCAATAGGAGTTGTCTGTCCTTTAGCTCCCACCTTTCCATGCCCAATTCCCACTTGACTATAATCACACGGTCTTTTCCTCCCATTTTGCGTCGCAGTAGGTAAGAGAGTGCCCTCATTACTACATTGTTTTAATCTCCTTCCACCCATTTGAATTTCTCTGGTGGGTTCCGAAAATGCCTGCTTCTGATAGCCTGGGGTACCTGACTTTGGTTGCTGCTCCTTTTCTACCACTTCATCTCCATTATTTGATAGTGAACTCCAACGCTCAGTTGAATCAGCTGAATTGGGCTCCCACGAAGACGAAGCCCAATGTTGAGTGATGAAGCTGTTGCTTCCAGAAGATTCTTGCTGTTCCATCTCTCCTTCCAGTACACCCCTCCTCACAGTGACATACTTGTGGAGGCTTGGTTCTATTAGATCATTAATTACCCCAACCTCAGATTCCAAAAATGGCTCTTTGGATTCCAACCTCTTCCCAAAATGGGAATTTGAGATAACATTCTTATGAGATCGATCTGCTTCAGAGATTCTATCATCGGAGAAAACAGAAGAGAGATTGGAACTGGTACATGAATTGAGATCTGCAACTGCTTCAAGAATGGAACAGGCCTTGGTAACACAAGGTGGTAGAGAAAAACCAGTCATGTTCTGTTGATGGAAGTTTTGGATGTCTTCTAGAAGCATTGAAGCATAGGATGTAGGATTCACGTGGGTGTCAGGGTCTTGGTTGAGATCGAAGTCTCTGGACCTTCTAGAGGACCTGCTTCTCGTTATGGTTTGGGGTTTCAGGTTATCAGCTCCGGTGGCTCCAACTGTTACAGCGACCTCGCGTTCTTCAATGACCCGTTGCTCCTCCTTTGCTTTACAACCCATGGCATTGTTCTCTCGTAGGCCTTTGATACTATTGTCATTAGCTCCTTTAGCTCCTTTTGGATGTTCTGTGAAAACTCCATTTTTTCTCTCATCAGGCTTCTGCATTTCAACCTCAATCAAGTAAATTCAATTCGTCCTGGAATACAGCATATAAGAacacaaaaagggaaaaaagaaattttgcaaGTTATAAAAGCTCACCATGGACTGAAGTTGGGATGGTTTATTTGTCAATCCTTCCTCGGTTCCTTCTCTGTTCCTCTGTAATTTGTTGAATGCGGCCTTGCTGCTGTTGTTAATCAGGTCCTGGGTTGATCTCAAGGAAACTTGTTCATTTCTCAGAATGTTCTCATCAAGATCACTCATTGGATTTCTTCTGTAAGGAGAATGTTCTGCTTTCTTAGACGAGTTGCGACTCAGGGGGGGCACCTGCTGGCCGTTCTCATTTGACGCTCTAGAGTTAGCAGGAGACTGTGAGCGTGGTGATGATCCATTTCTCTTCCCAGAAACCCTTTTGGTTCCAGTTGCAGAATCTGGGATGGAAGTGGCCTTTTCCTTGGTGGAGACAGAAGCAGGCACAGACACCATCCTTCCTGGCCTAGATTTGTCAGGGCCAGGATTAGATGCAGGGGTGGGATTTTCTGATCTAGCAGGGGAGCGACTGACCCTCCTCCCACTGCCACCGTTTCGCCTCCTTTCTTCTCTACCAGAAGGAGAAACACGATCTCTGCTGCTGGAGCGCTTGTTATCAACTTCCTTTTCTCTGCTGGGGGTTCTCCTGTGGCTTCGAGAAGACCTAGATTGGCGTTGGTATGGTTGTTGCTTCTCTTCCTCACCTTCATCGTCAGCATCGACAATACTCCCCTTCTTGTTGGAGTCGTCTTGATCAAAATCATAGCTTCTCTTAGAACCAGAGTATTTTCTACTTCCGCTGCTGCCGAGGCTACGAGAgttattgttgttgctgttgtctGAATTACCAGGAACCTTCCCAGAAGAGCTTCTGCTTAA
This window encodes:
- the LOC122653007 gene encoding uncharacterized protein At1g65710-like, translated to MGTCLSKKGSSPSSSSSAVNNAAAPPSAPTCKAKKEEDGEEQKKTVQAPEIVKKEIFLIKQRKSHERRPEEKGATAAATTNTVKDESNSNGSHVNEINGGGPTTMRASSCTKEEVDAILIQCGRLSRSSSGKVPGNSDNSNNNNSRSLGSSGSRKYSGSKRSYDFDQDDSNKKGSIVDADDEGEEEKQQPYQRQSRSSRSHRRTPSREKEVDNKRSSSRDRVSPSGREERRRNGGSGRRVSRSPARSENPTPASNPGPDKSRPGRMVSVPASVSTKEKATSIPDSATGTKRVSGKRNGSSPRSQSPANSRASNENGQQVPPLSRNSSKKAEHSPYRRNPMSDLDENILRNEQVSLSKAAFNKLQRNREGTEEGLTNKPSQLQSMKPDERKNGVFTEHPKGAKGANDNSIKGLRENNAMGCKAKEEQRVIEEREVAVTVGATGADNLKPQTITRSRSSRRSRDFDLNQDPDTHVNPTSYASMLLEDIQNFHQQNMTGFSLPPCVTKACSILEAVADLNSCTSSNLSSVFSDDRISEADRSHKNVISNSHFGKRLESKEPFLESEVGVINDLIEPSLHKYVTVRRGVLEGEMEQQESSGSNSFITQHWASSSWEPNSADSTERWSSLSNNGDEVVEKEQQPKSGTPGYQKQAFSEPTREIQMGGRRLKQCSNEGTLLPTATQNGRKRQTTPIAVAAASS